The Juglans microcarpa x Juglans regia isolate MS1-56 chromosome 2S, Jm3101_v1.0, whole genome shotgun sequence genome has a window encoding:
- the LOC121252627 gene encoding ARF guanine-nucleotide exchange factor GNOM-like isoform X2: MSTSASGTSDGGTNASSGVEPTKNDEKLLMEPYGVPCMVEIFHFLCSLLNAIEHIEFGPQSNPITYDEDVPLFALGLINSAIELGGPYVSKHPQLLAIVQDELFRNLMQYGLSMSPLILSTVCSIVLNLYHHLQTKLKVQLEAFLSCVLLRLAQSKHGSSYQLQEVAMEALVDLCRQQTFMAEMYANFDCDITCSNMFEDLANLLSKSAFPVNGPLSAMHILALDGLISMVQGMAERLGNEPLTSEPSLDDEGYKEFWTKTCENYSDPNFWVPFVRKLKYIKRKLMVGADHFNRDPKKGLEFLQGMHLLPEKLDPQSVACLFRYTTGLDKNLVGDFLGNHDEFCVQVLHEFARTFDFQDMSLDTALRLFLGTFRLPGESQKIQRVLEAFAERYYEQSPHILINKDAALLLSYSLILLNTDQHNAQVKKKMTEEDFIRNNRRINGGMDFPRGFLLELYRSICENEIQMIPDQNAGVPVIASSRWINVIYKSRKSSPFIVCDSTELLTYDMFTILSGPTIAAMSVIFDQVEQEDVLQTCIDGFLSVAKIAACYRCDDVLDDLVVSLCKFTTLVTPLSIEEAIISLGDDSKARMATTTVFTIANMYGDYIHSGWKNILDCVLSLHKLGLLPASLTSDAEYDLEPSSDPERGKPATASLSASQMPSVATRKSSGLMGRFSQFLSFDMEEPNSQPTEQQLAGQQRTRETIQNCHIDSIFMESKFLQAESLLQLVKALISAAGQLRKVTGSIEDEDTVVICLELLIAITLNNRDRIMLIWKGVYEHISDIVQSTIMPCMLVERAIFGLLKICQRLLPYKENLTDELLRSLQLVLKLDARVADAYCEHITQEVMRLVKANATHVRSHMGWRTIISLLSITARHPEASEVGFEALAFIMSDGAHLLPSNYVLCVDAARQFAESRVGEVDLSVSALDMMAGSVVCLVTWSCETKNDVDKEAAVKVSQDIGEMWLRLVQGLRKVCLDQREEVRNHAILMLQRSLAGVDGIQLPNTLWLQCFDLVIFTLLDDLLETVLGKSPKDYRNMDGTLVLAMKLMSKVFLHLLLDLWHLPSFCKLWLGILNRMERYMNIKFRERRSEKIHELIPELLRNTLLVMKTTGLLTASDTIGGDSFWQLTWLHVKNISPSLQSELFPAFELEQQQSKQIKTAGIPAPDETVLVRSSETAA, from the coding sequence GCGGCCCCTATGTAAGTAAACACCCCCAGTTATTGGCTATTGTTCAAGACGAACTGTTTCGTAATCTTATGCAATATGGTTTGTCGATGAGTCCCCTGATTCTCTCAACAGTATGTAGCATTGTTCTTAACCTGTATCATCATTTACAAACCAAGCTCAAAGTGCAGCTTGAAGCTTTCCTGTCATGTGTGCTTTTGAGGCTTGCCCAAAGCAAGCATGGCTCTTCGTACCAACTGCAGGAGGTTGCTATGGAGGCTCTGGTTGATCTCTGCAGGCAGCAGACTTTTATGGCTGAGATGTATGCAAACTTTGATTGTGACATAACCTGCAgtaatatgtttgaagatcttGCTAACCTGCTGTCAAAAAGCGCATTTCCTGTGAATGGACCTTTATCGGCAATGCATATTCTTGCCCTGGATGGTTTAATATCCATGGTTCAGGGTATGGCTGAGAGGCTAGGAAATGAACCTCTTACATCAGAGCCTTCGCTAGATGATGAGGGATATAAGGAATTTTGGACAAAGACGTGTGAGAATTATAGTGACCCTAATTTTTGGGTTCCATTTGTCCGTAAGTTGAAATACATCAAGAGAAAGTTGATGGTTGGTGCAGATCACTTCAACAGGGATCCTAAGAAAGGTCTAGAATTTCTTCAAGGAATGCATTTGTTGCCTGAGAAACTTGACCCTCAAAGTGTGGCATGCCTTTTCAGATACACCACTGGGTTAGATAAGAATCTTGTTGGGGATTTTCTTGGGAATCATGATGAATTTTGTGTTCAGGTGCTTCATGAATTTGCTAGGACTTTTGATTTCCAAGACATGAGTTTAGATACTGCATTGCGTCTTTTCTTGGGAACTTTTAGATTGCCTGGagaatcacaaaaaatacaGAGGGTACTTGAGGCATTTGCAGAAAGATATTATGAGCAGTCACCACATATATTAATCAACAAAGATGCTGCTCTCTTGCTGTCATATTCACTAATATTGCTTAACACAGATCAACACAATGCACAGGTAAAGAAAAAGATGACTGAAGAAGACTTTATCCGAAACAATAGGAGAATCAATGGAGGGATGGATTTTCCACGGGGGTTCCTGTTGGAGCTTTACCGCTCTATTTGTGAGAACGAAATCCAGATGATCCCAGACCAAAATGCTGGGGTTCCGGTGATTGCATCGAGCCGATGGATTAATGTGATTTACAAATCCAGAAAGTCCTCCCCTTTCATTGTCTGTGATTCAACCGAGCTCCTCACCTATGATATGTTTACTATCCTTTCAGGACCCACAATCGCTGCTATGTCGGTGATTTTTGATCAGGTGGAGCAGGAAGATGTTTTACAAACATGTATTGATGGATTCTTGTCTGTAGCCAAAATAGCAGCATGCTATCGCTGTGATGATGTGTTGGATGATTTGGTCGTATCTCTTTGTAAATTCACAACCCTCGTGACTCCATTATCCATTGAGGAAGCTATCATTTCTCTTGGAGATGACTCAAAGGCCAGGATGGCAACCACAACAGTTTTCACCATAGCAAATATGTATGGTGATTATATTCACTCTGGATGGAAGAACATACTGGACTGTGTGTTAAGCTTGCACAAGCTTGGCCTTCTACCTGCTAGCCTGACTAGTGATGCAGAGTATGATCTGGAGCCCTCTTCTGATCCTGAGCGGGGGAAACCTGCTACTGCTTCATTGTCTGCGTCGCAAATGCCATCTGTGGCCACTCGTAAATCATCTGGTCTGATGGGCAGGTTCAGCCAGTTCTTATCTTTTGATATGGAGGAGCCGAACTCACAACCAACAGAACAACAACTCGCAGGTCAGCAGCGCACTCGTGAGACTATACAGAACTGCCACATTGATAGCATTTTTATGGAGAGTAAGTTTCTCCAAGCCGAGTCTTTATTACAGCTTGTGAAGGCCCTTATCTCGGCTGCAGGCCAACTCCGTAAGGTAACTGGATCCATTGAGGATGAAGACACTGTGGTAATTTGCCTGGAGTTGCTGATTGCAATTACCCTGAATAATCGAGACAGAATAATGCTTATCTGGAAAGGTGTTTATGAGCACATATCTGATATTGTTCAGTCGACTATTATGCCTTGCATGCTGGTTGAAAGGGCTATATTTGGGCTTCTTAAGATATGCCAGCGACTGCTTCCTTATAAGGAAAACCTGACTGATGAACTCCTCAGGTCACTGCAACTGGTTTTAAAACTTGATGCTCGCGTCGCTGATGCTTATTGTGAACATATCACACAAGAAGTTATGCGCCTTGTAAAAGCAAATGCAACTCATGTGAGATCCCATATGGGTTGGCGCACAATTATTTCATTGCTATCTATCACAGCTCGGCATCCAGAAGCATCTGAAGTAGGGTTTGAGGCACTAGCATTTATTATGTCTGATGGGGCACACCTGTTACCGTCAAATTATGTTCTTTGTGTGGATGCTGCAAGGCAATTTGCTGAGTCTCGGGTCGGGGAGGTTGATCTGTCTGTTTCTGCCTTAGATATGATGGCAGGTTCTGTTGTTTGTCTAGTTACATGGTCTTGCGAGACTAAGAATGATGTGGATAAGGAGGCTGCAGTGAAAGTCAGTCAAGATATCGGGGAGATGTGGCTGAGGCTGGTCCAGGGTTTGAGGAAAGTGTGTTTGGACCAGAGAGAAGAAGTGAGGAACCATGCTATTTTAATGTTACAGAGGTCTTTGGCAGGAGTGGATGGGATTCAACTTCCGAATACCTTGTGGTTGCAGTGTTTTGATCTGGTGATCTTCACCTTGCTTGATGATTTACTGGAAACTGTGCTGGGTAAATCTCCAAAGGACTACCGGAATATGGACGGAACGCTTGTTCTAGCCATGAAACTCATGTCAAAAGTGTTCTTGCATTTACTGTTGGATCTTTGGCACTTACCTTCTTTCTGCAAACTATGGCTGGGGATTCTTAATCGTATGGAGAGATATATGAACATAAAATTCAGGGAAAGACGTAGTGAGAAGATTCATGAATTGATTCCTGAGCTCCTCAGGAACACTCTACTTGTGATGAAGACGACAGGATTACTCACAGCCAGTGACACTATTGGTGGGGATAGTTTTTGGCAACTGACATGGTTGCATGTGAAGAATATATCCCCTTCTTTGCAATCAGAATTGTTCCCTGCATTTGAATTGGAGCAGCAGCAATCAAAGCAAATAAAAACAGCAGGAATTCCTGCACCTGATGAAACAGTGCTTGTCCGGTCAAGCGAGACCGCAGCATGA
- the LOC121252628 gene encoding vesicle transport v-SNARE 13-like has product MSDVFEGYERQYCELSANLSRKCTAAGAVDGEQKKQKVSEIKSGIDEAESLIRKMDLEARSLQPNVKAALLAKLREYKSDLNNLKSEVKRIVSGNLNATARDELLESGMADALTASADQRTRLMMSTERLGKSGDRIKDSRRTMLETEELGVSILQDLHSQRQSLLHAHNTLHGVDDNVGKSKRIMTAMSRRMSRNKLIIGSIIAVLVIAIILILYFKLAK; this is encoded by the exons ATGAGCGACGTGTTTGAAGGATACGAACGCCAATACTGCGAGCTCTCCGCGAACCTATCGAGAAAGTGTACGGCAGCTGGTGCTGTCGATGGAG AGCAAAAGAAACAGAAAGTTTCTGAGATAAAGTCTGGAATTGATGAAGCGGAATCTTTG ATCCGAAAAATGGATCTTGAGGCAAGAAGTTTGCAACCTAATGTTAAGGCTGCCCTACTTGCTAAGTTGAGGGAATATAAATCAGATCTGAACAATCTGAAAAGTGAGGTCAAAAGAATTGTATCTGGTAACTTAAATGCGACTGCCCGAGATGAGTTGTTGGAATCAGGCATGGCAGATGCACTCACG GCATCTGCTGATCAGAGAACAAGATTAATGATGTCAACGGAGAGATTAGGCAAATCGGGTGACAGAATTAAGGATAGCAGAAGAACCATGCTTGAAACAGAGGAGCTTGGTGTCTCAATTCTACAGGATTTGCATTCTCAGAGACAGTCTCTCTTGCATGCTCATAACACG CTGCATGGAGTGGATGATAACGTAGGAAAGAGCAAGAGGATTATGACTGCCATGTCTAGGAGGATGAGCAGGAATAAGTTGATCATTGGCTCCATTATTGCAGTTCTTGTCATCGCTATCATCTTGATCTTGTATTTTAAACTTGCTAAATGA
- the LOC121252629 gene encoding uncharacterized protein At5g39570-like — protein sequence MTHYSRGRADEVDDFDEYDPTPYGGGYDIVLTYGRPLPPSNETCYHLSSSSPSDDFDYGRPQYSSYAEPSAYRDEALETEYSSYARPKPRPALSPPGGGQFGGGGYGFPSPGVNKPGHGVPDYGSERPGSQYGSGYDRKSEYGQPESEYGRKSEYAQAESAYGSGHGRKNEHEQHPGSGYGRQSGNNQQPESEYRRKSEYDQVESGYGSGYGQKNKYEQHPESEYGSGYGRKSEYEKPHSPEYGSGYGRKTDYETHESEDGSGYGRKPEYEAPLSEYGSGYGRKQVHEQQGGGGYGYGGRSERPRDDPPRRPSYGRSGEESYERRDDDDDDSGERRKHGYGEESYGRKKYGDDGSDDDDDEKKKKHHGYKHQHHHHRKSDDDE from the exons ATGACGCATTACTCTCGTGGCCGCGCAGACGAGGTCGATGACTTCGACGAATACGATCCTACTCCGTACGGAGGCGGCTATGACATCGTGCTCACATACGGTCGTCCTCTCCCGCCATCCAATGAGACCTGCTACCATCTCTCCTCGTCCTCGCCGTCCGATGACTTCGACTACGGTCGGCCCCAGTACTCCTCGTACGCAGAGCCGTCTGCCTATCGCGACGAGGCCCTCGAGACAGAGTACAGCAGCTACGCCCGCCCCAAGCCCCGGCCCGCACTCTCTCCACCTGGAGGGGGACAGTTTGGAGGAGGTGGTTACGGGTTCCCTTCCCCTGGGGTGAACAAGCCCGGACATGGTGTACCCGATTACGGGTCGGAGAGACCAGGATCGCAATACGGATCAGGGTATGACCGAAAGAGCGAGTACGGGCAGCCCGAATCGGAGTACGGGCGGAAGAGCGAGTATGCACAGGCCGAATCGGCATATGGATCAGGGCACGGCCGCAAGAACGAGCACGAGCAGCATCCTGGATCTGGATACGGCCGGCAGAGTGGGAACAATCAGCAACCCGAATCGGAGTACCGGCGGAAGAGCGAGTACGATCAGGTCGAATCTGGATACGGATCAGGGTATGGCCAGAAGAACAAGTACGAGCAACATCCCGAATCGGAATATGGTTCCGGTTACGGGCGGAAGAGTGAGTATGAGAAGCCACATTCACCGGAATACGGATCCGGGTATGGCCGAAAGACCGATTATGAGACTCACGAGTCAGAGGACGGATCAGGTTATGGGAGGAAGCCCGAGTATGAGGCGCCCCTGTCTGAGTACGGATCAGGGTATGGGCGGAAACAGGTTCATGAGCAACAGGGTGGTGGTGGGTATGGGTATGGAGGGAGGAGTGAGAGGCCGAGGGATGATCCGCCTCGGAGGCCGAGTTATGGGCGGTCCGGGGAGGAGAGCTATGAGAGgcgtgatgatgatgatgatgatagtgGCGAGAGGCGCAAGCATGGATACGGTGAAGAGAGCTATGGGCGCAAGAAATAC GGAGATGATGgctctgatgatgatgatgatgagaagaagaagaagcaccACGGTTATAAGCATCAACATCACCACCACCGCAAGAGCGATGATGATGAGTGA
- the LOC121252630 gene encoding transmembrane emp24 domain-containing protein p24delta9-like isoform X1 translates to MSGFIMNLHLIVTIGLVIFPMSACSMRFDLRSGATKCISEDIKSKAMSVGKYSVVNPNEGFPVPDSHKITVRKMVNSPRGVKYHHGDHVEAGNFAFTGAEPGDYTACFWAPDHKRPVTVGVDFDWRTGVAATDWSNVAKKGQIEVMELELKKLHATVISIHDEIFYLREREEEMQLLNRATNSKMATFSFLSLVVCLSVAGLQLWHLKTFFERKKLL, encoded by the exons ATGTCTGGTTTTATAATGAATCTGCATCTAATTGTAACCATAGGGCTAGTCATATTCCCAATGTCTGCGTGCTCCATGCGTTTCGACCTCCGATCGGGCGCCACAAAATGCATATCGGAGGACATTAAGAGCAAGGCAATGAGCGTGGGCAAGTACAGCGTCGTCAATCCCAACGAAGGCTTTCCTGTCCCTGATTCCCACAAGATCACCGTCAGG AAAATG GTCAATTCGCCTCGTGGTGTTAAGTACCACCATGGGGATCACGTGGAAGCGGGTAATTTTGCGTTTACTGGGGCTGAGCCTGGTGATTATACAGCTTGTTTTTGGGCGCCTGATCATAAGCGCCCAGTGACAGTGGGGGTTGATTTTGATTGGAGAACTGGTGTTGCTGCGACAGACTGGTCCAACGTTGCTAAGAAAGGGCAGATTGAA GTGATGGAACTTGAGTTGAAGAAATTGCATGCAACTGTCATATCCATTCAcgatgagatattttatcttCGTGAGAG GGAGGAAGAAATGCAACTACTTAATAGAGCAACCAACTCTAAGATGGCTACTTTTAGTTTCCTCTCGCTTGTGGTTTGCTTGTCAGTAGCCGGTTTGCAGCTATGGCATCTGAAGACATTCTTTGAGAGAAAGAAGCTCCTCTAG
- the LOC121252630 gene encoding transmembrane emp24 domain-containing protein p24delta9-like isoform X2 has product MSGFIMNLHLIVTIGLVIFPMSACSMRFDLRSGATKCISEDIKSKAMSVGKYSVVNPNEGFPVPDSHKITVRVNSPRGVKYHHGDHVEAGNFAFTGAEPGDYTACFWAPDHKRPVTVGVDFDWRTGVAATDWSNVAKKGQIEVMELELKKLHATVISIHDEIFYLREREEEMQLLNRATNSKMATFSFLSLVVCLSVAGLQLWHLKTFFERKKLL; this is encoded by the exons ATGTCTGGTTTTATAATGAATCTGCATCTAATTGTAACCATAGGGCTAGTCATATTCCCAATGTCTGCGTGCTCCATGCGTTTCGACCTCCGATCGGGCGCCACAAAATGCATATCGGAGGACATTAAGAGCAAGGCAATGAGCGTGGGCAAGTACAGCGTCGTCAATCCCAACGAAGGCTTTCCTGTCCCTGATTCCCACAAGATCACCGTCAGG GTCAATTCGCCTCGTGGTGTTAAGTACCACCATGGGGATCACGTGGAAGCGGGTAATTTTGCGTTTACTGGGGCTGAGCCTGGTGATTATACAGCTTGTTTTTGGGCGCCTGATCATAAGCGCCCAGTGACAGTGGGGGTTGATTTTGATTGGAGAACTGGTGTTGCTGCGACAGACTGGTCCAACGTTGCTAAGAAAGGGCAGATTGAA GTGATGGAACTTGAGTTGAAGAAATTGCATGCAACTGTCATATCCATTCAcgatgagatattttatcttCGTGAGAG GGAGGAAGAAATGCAACTACTTAATAGAGCAACCAACTCTAAGATGGCTACTTTTAGTTTCCTCTCGCTTGTGGTTTGCTTGTCAGTAGCCGGTTTGCAGCTATGGCATCTGAAGACATTCTTTGAGAGAAAGAAGCTCCTCTAG
- the LOC121252631 gene encoding phosphate transporter PHO1 homolog 9-like, which translates to MKFGKEFAAQMVQEWRDAYMDYNSLKTVLKDIVRIRQRSVSTPVMAASTSKSSLKRKVSLYRAFSGLTSRHRSSPRKNEDEVILVHAVEQQEGADGHYQTMFLMSSDTGGEYELVFFRRLDDEFNKVLNFYKMKVQEVMDEANELTKQMDALIAVRINVDKPMVKFHFHGADLENLASNERKPGRQHMDVIQEIEMSAEGNLEEQNQNEIFENSGDNYRKGKGQKVSIQGSRPTSLDILDHVQINNVPPETPVSTLKGILMSTNSATSFGKKELRKAEELMTQAFTEFYRKLQILKSYCFLNLLAFSKIMKKYDKITSRNASKTYMAMVDKSYLGNSDEITRLMERVEATFIKHFANGNHRKGMKILRPKARRERHRITFSLGFFSGCSLALVVATVVLIHARNLLKSQGRTQYMDNMFPLYSLFGFIVLHMLMYSANIYFWRRYRVNYSFIFGFKQGTELGYRQVCLLSSVLAVLALVGVISNLDMEMDERTRSFGALTELVPLGLLTVVVLIIFCPFNIIYRSSRFILIQSAFHCLCAPLYKVTLQDFFLADQLTSQVQAFRSLEFYVCYYGWGDFKIRSNKCQGSGVYNSFYFVVAIVPYWMRFLQSLRRLIEEKDAMHGYNGLKYFSILVAVAMRTTHDLQKGMIWKIMAAVSSGVATIIATYWDIVIDWGLLRRDSKNPWLRDKLLVSNRSVYFVAMALNVVLRLAWMQSVLGFRDAPFLHRQALIAIVACLEIIRRGIWNFFRLENEHLNNVGKYRAFKSVPLPFHHDNDEDRNI; encoded by the exons ATGAAGTTCGGAAAAGAATTCGCGGCACAGATGGTGCAGGAATGGCGTGACGCGTACATGGACTACAACAGTCTGAAAACAGTGTTGAAAGATATCGTGCGGATCAGACAAAGAAGCGTATCAACGCCAGTCATGGCCGCATCGACCTcaaaaagttctttgaaaagaaaGGTTTCCCTCTACAGAGCTTTTAGCGGGCTAACAAGCCGGCACAGAAGCTCTCCGAGAAAGAATGAGGATGAAGTAATTCTTGTTCATGCAGTGGAGCAGCAGGAGGGCGCAGATGGGCACTACCAAACCATGTTCCTCATGTCTTCCGACACCGGCGGAGAGTACGAGCTTGTTTTCTTCAGGAGGCTTGatgatgagttcaataaggtcTTGAACTTCTACAAAATGAAGGTGCAGGAAGTTATGGACGAGGCAAATGAATTGACTAAGCAGATGGATGCTTTGATTGCTGTTCGCATAAATGTGGATAAACCGATggtaaaatttcattttcatggagCTGATTTGGAAAATCTTGCAAGCAATGAGAGAAAACCTGGACGGCAGCATATGGATGTGATTCAAGAAATTGAGATGAGCGCTGAAGGAAATTTGGAAGAGCAAAACCAAAACGAGATTTTCGAGAATTCTGGAGACAATTATAGGAAGGGCAAGGGACAAAAGGTTTCCATCCAAGGATCGAGGCCAACATCATTAGATATATTGGATCATGTACAGATCAATAATGTCCCCCCCGAAACTCCAGTATCTACTTTGAAAGGCATTCTCATGAGTACGAATTCCGCCACGTCCTTCGGCAAGAAAGAGCTTAGGAAAGCAGAGGAACTAATGACACAGGCTTTTACTGAATTCTATCGAAAGCTGCAAATTCTGAAGAGCTACTG CTTTTTGAATCTATTGGCGTTTTCAAAGATCATGAAGAAGTATGACAAG ATCACTTCAAGAAATGCATCGAAGACTTATATGGCGATGGTGGACAAATCTTATCTCGGTAACTCGGATGAG ATTACTAGGCTCATGGAAAGGGTAGAGGCAACCTTCATTAAGCACTTTGCAAATGGAAATCATAGAAAAGGAATGAAGATTTTAAGGCCAAAAGCCAGAAGGGAGAGACATCGGATTACGTTTTCCTTGG GTTTCTTCTCTGGCTGCTCACTTGCACTTGTAGTAGCCACCGTTGTGCTTATACATGCAAGAAATCTCCTGAAAAGCCAAGGGCGTACTCAGTATATGGATAACATGTTTCCTCTTTACAG CTTGTTCGGGTTCATTGTCCTGCATATGCTTATGTACTCTGCAAACATATACTTTTGGAGGCGTTACAGAGTCAATTATTCGTTTATTTTCGGCTTCAAGCAAGGAACAGAATTGGGTTACAGACAAGTCTGTCTTCTCAGTTCAGTTCTTGCTGTACTTGCATTGGTTGGcgtcatttcaaatttagatatgGAGATGGACGAAAGAACAAGAAGCTTCGGAGCCTTAACTGAACTAGTCCCTTTGGGATTACTTACT GTTGTGGTTCTCATAATATTCTGTCCCTTCAACATCATATACCGTTCAAGTCGCTTCATCCTAATCCAATCAGCGTTTCATTGTCTTTGTGCTCCTCTGTACAAG GTTACCCTCCAAGACTTTTTCTTGGCAGACCAGCTAACTAGCCAG GTGCAGGCTTTCAGAAGTCTTGAATTCTATGTTTGTTATTATGGTTGGGGTGACTtcaaaataagatcaaacaAGTGCCAAGGAAGTGGTGTTTATAACAGTTTTTATTTCGTTGTAGCAATAGTTCCATACTGGATGCGTTTCCTGCAG AGCCTTCGACGCTTGATAGAGGAGAAAGATGCAATGCATGGGTATAATGGACTGAAATACTTCTCAATACTTGTAGCAGTTGCCATGAGGACAACTCATGATCTACAAAAGGGGATGATTTGGAAGATAATGGCTGCAGTGAGTTCAGGTGTTGCAACCATCATTGCTACATATTGGGACATTGTCATAGATTGGGGTCTTTTGAGAAGGGATTCCAAAAACCCATGGCTGAGAGATAAACTCCTTGTATCGAACAGAAGTGTTTACTTTGTAGCAATG GCATTGAATGTTGTACTGAGACTTGCTTGGATGCAGTCAGTATTAGGGTTTAGGGACGCACCTTTCCTGCATAGACAAGCGTTAATTGCAATAGTTGCCTGCTTGGAGATCATTCGACGTGGAATTTGGAATTTCTTCAg ATTGGAGAATGAACACTTGAACAATGTTGGGAAGTATCGAGCATTTAAGTCAGTGCCCCTACCTTTTCACCATGACAACGATGAAGACAGGAACATATAG